From Myxococcota bacterium, one genomic window encodes:
- a CDS encoding phosphatidylglycerophosphatase A: MISTFCYVGCIGRMPGTWGSLASLAIWAPLVLLNASPPIRLAFILFVFLIGWWATHHSRHQFKSLDPKEVVIDEVAGMGLTLAFCPADISSIVAAFLLFRFLDIVKPWPISWVDRKVKSALGVMMDDMVAGLIGAVILSLLV; encoded by the coding sequence GTGATTAGTACTTTCTGCTATGTCGGCTGTATCGGCCGCATGCCAGGTACCTGGGGCTCTTTGGCATCTCTCGCCATTTGGGCCCCTCTTGTTTTGTTAAATGCTTCACCGCCGATTCGGCTAGCCTTCATATTATTTGTCTTTCTGATTGGGTGGTGGGCAACTCATCACTCAAGGCATCAGTTTAAAAGCCTTGATCCCAAAGAAGTTGTGATTGATGAAGTTGCGGGTATGGGGCTAACGCTCGCGTTTTGTCCCGCTGATATTTCAAGCATTGTTGCGGCCTTTCTGCTGTTTCGATTCTTAGACATTGTGAAACCCTGGCCGATTTCGTGGGTGGATCGAAAAGTGAAAAGCGCCTTGGGTGTGATGATGGACGACATGGTGGCTGGCCTTATTGGCGCCGTTATTTTAAGCCTTTTGGTTTAA